A window of the Kosakonia radicincitans DSM 16656 genome harbors these coding sequences:
- the anmK gene encoding anhydro-N-acetylmuramic acid kinase: MKSGRYIGVMSGTSLDGVDVVLAAIDENMVAQQASLTFPIPLPLKEAILAICQGQPLTLSQLGRLDTQLGKLFADAVLALMDREHLHPEDIVAIGCHGQTVWHEPTGVAPHTLQIGDNNQIAARTGVTVVGDFRRRDMALGGQGAPLVPAFHHALLAHPVERRMVLNIGGIANLSLLIPGQPVRGYDTGPGNMLMDAWIWRQKGKPYDKDAQWASEGKVVLPLLQNMLSDPYFAAIPPKSTGREYFNYGWLERHLVHFPGISASDVQATLTELTAVTISEQVLLSGGCERLLVCGGGSRNPLLMARLAALLPGIEVSTTDDAGISGDDMEALAFAWLAWRTLAGLPGNLPSVTGASAPTVLGAIYPANPRQNQS, translated from the coding sequence ATGAAATCGGGTCGCTACATTGGGGTGATGTCGGGAACGAGTCTGGACGGTGTGGATGTGGTGCTGGCGGCCATCGATGAGAACATGGTCGCGCAGCAGGCAAGCCTTACGTTTCCTATTCCACTGCCGCTGAAAGAGGCGATCCTCGCGATTTGCCAGGGGCAGCCGCTCACGCTCTCACAACTGGGACGGCTGGATACGCAACTGGGAAAACTGTTCGCTGATGCCGTTCTGGCGTTGATGGATCGCGAGCATCTGCACCCGGAGGATATCGTGGCGATTGGCTGCCACGGGCAAACGGTCTGGCATGAACCAACGGGAGTTGCACCGCATACGCTGCAAATAGGCGATAACAATCAGATTGCCGCTCGTACTGGCGTAACGGTGGTCGGCGATTTTCGTCGGCGCGATATGGCGCTGGGTGGACAGGGCGCGCCGCTGGTTCCGGCTTTTCACCACGCGCTGCTGGCGCATCCGGTTGAACGACGGATGGTGCTCAATATTGGCGGCATTGCCAATCTGTCGCTGTTAATCCCCGGTCAACCGGTCAGAGGCTATGATACCGGGCCGGGTAATATGCTGATGGATGCCTGGATTTGGCGACAAAAGGGCAAGCCATATGACAAAGACGCTCAGTGGGCAAGCGAAGGGAAAGTGGTGCTGCCGTTGCTGCAAAATATGCTCAGCGATCCTTACTTCGCGGCAATACCGCCGAAAAGCACCGGGCGCGAATATTTCAACTATGGCTGGCTTGAGCGCCACCTGGTCCATTTCCCGGGTATTAGCGCCAGCGATGTCCAGGCAACGCTGACGGAACTGACGGCGGTGACCATTTCCGAACAGGTATTGCTGAGCGGCGGTTGTGAACGTCTGCTGGTGTGCGGCGGCGGCAGCCGTAATCCGCTGTTGATGGCGCGTCTGGCGGCGCTGCTGCCGGGTATCGAAGTTTCCACTACGGATGACGCGGGGATCAGCGGTGATGATATGGAAGCGCTGGCTTTTGCCTGGCTGGCATGGCGAACGCTCGCCGGGTTACCAGGCAATCTGCCGTCGGTGACCGGGGCTTCTGCGCCGACGGTACTTGGCGCCATCTATCCGGCGAACCCACGCCAGAATCAGAGTTAA
- a CDS encoding DUF1656 domain-containing protein: MKWNSSSLDLPLQDLIFGASVYFPPVFKVVMLGFLLWLVAHRLLREWIYAGEIWHPILMDLSLFVIALSLALGLLIVW; encoded by the coding sequence GTGAAGTGGAATTCGAGTTCGCTGGATTTACCCCTCCAGGACCTGATTTTCGGCGCATCAGTCTATTTCCCGCCTGTTTTTAAAGTCGTGATGCTTGGCTTTCTGCTGTGGCTTGTCGCCCACCGTTTGTTGCGTGAGTGGATCTACGCTGGCGAGATCTGGCACCCCATTCTGATGGATCTTTCCCTGTTTGTTATTGCGCTGAGTCTCGCGCTCGGCTTGCTCATCGTGTGGTAA
- the slyB gene encoding outer membrane lipoprotein SlyB: protein MMLRALAVSLIGLTLAGCVNNDTLSGDVYSASEAKQVQNVTYGTIVHVRQVQLQGGDNSNVIGAIGGAVLGGFLGNTVGGGTGRSLATAAGAVAGGVAGQSVQGSLNKTQGVELEIRKDDGNTIMVVQKQGNTHFSAGQRVAMASNGSQVTVSPR from the coding sequence ATGATGTTACGTGCACTGGCAGTTTCGCTGATTGGTTTAACGTTGGCTGGTTGTGTCAACAACGATACGCTTTCCGGTGATGTTTACTCTGCCTCCGAAGCCAAACAAGTGCAAAATGTCACTTACGGCACCATTGTTCATGTCCGTCAGGTGCAGCTCCAGGGCGGCGATAACAGCAACGTTATTGGCGCGATTGGCGGCGCAGTGCTGGGTGGTTTCCTCGGTAATACCGTGGGTGGCGGCACTGGTCGTTCTCTGGCTACCGCAGCAGGCGCGGTTGCAGGCGGCGTAGCGGGTCAATCCGTTCAGGGTTCGCTGAACAAAACTCAGGGCGTTGAGCTGGAAATTCGTAAAGACGACGGTAACACCATCATGGTGGTTCAGAAACAGGGCAATACCCATTTCTCTGCGGGCCAGCGCGTCGCGATGGCCAGCAACGGCAGCCAGGTAACGGTCTCTCCGCGCTAA
- the tyrS gene encoding tyrosine--tRNA ligase: protein MASSNLIKQLQERGLVAQVTDEEALAERLAQGPIALYCGFDPTADSLHLGHLVPLLCLKRFQQAGHKPVALVGGATGLIGDPSFKATERKLNTEETVQEWVDKIRRQVAPFLDFDCGDNSAIAANNYDWFGNMNVLTFLRDIGKHFSVNQMINKEAVKQRLNRDDVGISFTEFSYNLLQGYDFACLNKLHGVALQIGGSDQWGNITSGIDLTRRLHQNQVFGLTVPLITKADGTKFGKTEGGAVWLDPKKTSPYKFYQFWINTADADVYRFLKFFTFMDIAEINALEEEDKNSGKAPRAQYVLAEQVTRLVHGEEGLVAAKRITESLFNGTLSDLSEADFEQLAQDGVPMVEMEKGADLMQALVDSELQPSRGQARKTIASNAVTINGEKQSDPEYTFADSDRLFGRYTLLRRGKKNYCLICWK, encoded by the coding sequence ATGGCAAGCAGTAACTTGATTAAACAATTGCAAGAGCGGGGCCTGGTGGCTCAGGTAACGGATGAGGAAGCGTTAGCAGAGCGACTGGCGCAGGGGCCAATCGCGCTTTATTGCGGCTTCGATCCCACCGCAGACAGCTTGCATTTGGGGCATCTCGTTCCATTGTTATGCCTGAAACGCTTCCAGCAGGCTGGCCACAAGCCGGTAGCGCTGGTAGGCGGCGCTACCGGGCTGATTGGCGATCCGAGCTTTAAAGCGACCGAGCGCAAACTGAATACCGAAGAGACCGTGCAGGAGTGGGTGGATAAAATCCGCCGGCAAGTGGCACCGTTCCTCGATTTCGACTGCGGTGACAACTCCGCAATTGCGGCGAACAACTACGACTGGTTCGGCAACATGAACGTGCTGACCTTCCTGCGCGATATCGGCAAACACTTCTCTGTTAACCAGATGATTAACAAAGAAGCGGTGAAACAGCGTCTGAACCGTGATGATGTCGGTATCTCCTTTACCGAGTTCTCCTACAACCTGTTACAGGGTTACGACTTCGCCTGCCTGAACAAGCTGCACGGCGTGGCGTTGCAGATCGGCGGTTCCGATCAATGGGGCAACATCACCTCCGGTATCGACCTGACCCGTCGTCTGCACCAGAATCAGGTATTTGGCCTGACGGTTCCGCTGATCACCAAAGCTGACGGCACCAAATTCGGTAAAACCGAAGGCGGCGCGGTCTGGCTGGATCCGAAGAAAACCAGCCCGTACAAGTTCTACCAGTTCTGGATCAACACCGCCGATGCCGATGTTTATCGCTTCCTGAAATTCTTCACCTTTATGGATATCGCCGAAATTAACGCGCTGGAAGAAGAAGACAAGAACAGCGGTAAAGCACCGCGCGCACAGTATGTGCTGGCCGAGCAGGTCACGCGACTGGTGCATGGCGAAGAGGGGCTGGTTGCCGCAAAACGCATCACCGAAAGCCTGTTTAACGGCACGCTGAGCGATCTGAGCGAAGCGGATTTCGAACAGCTGGCGCAGGATGGCGTGCCGATGGTCGAGATGGAAAAAGGTGCGGATCTGATGCAGGCGCTGGTCGATTCCGAGCTGCAACCATCCCGCGGCCAGGCGCGTAAAACCATCGCCTCCAATGCGGTCACCATCAACGGTGAAAAACAGTCCGATCCGGAATACACCTTCGCCGACAGCGATCGCCTGTTTGGTCGCTACACGCTGCTGCGTCGCGGTAAGAAAAATTACTGCCTGATCTGCTGGAAATAA
- a CDS encoding DUF1289 domain-containing protein, protein MPEQLEFFPVQSPCRGICQSDERGFCRGCMRSRDERFNWQNMSDGQKQEVLRLCRQRWLRKMRANKSLPPEEPQQPSLF, encoded by the coding sequence GTGCCTGAACAACTGGAGTTTTTTCCCGTCCAGAGTCCGTGTCGCGGCATCTGCCAGTCAGATGAGCGGGGCTTTTGCCGTGGCTGCATGCGTAGCCGCGATGAGCGTTTCAACTGGCAAAATATGAGCGACGGACAAAAGCAAGAGGTGCTCCGCCTGTGCCGTCAGCGCTGGCTGCGCAAAATGCGCGCAAACAAATCCCTTCCCCCGGAAGAACCTCAGCAACCTTCACTTTTTTGA
- the pdxY gene encoding pyridoxal kinase PdxY: protein MKNILAIQSHVVFGHAGNSAAEFPMRRLGANVWPLNTVQFSNHTQYGKWTGSVMPPAHLTEIVQGIAAIDQLQRCDAVLSGYLGSAEQGEHILGIVRQVKAANPQAKYFCDPVMGHPEKGCIVAPGVAEFHLRHALPASDIIAPNLIELEILCEHAVNSVQEAVAAARELIAKGPQIVLVKHLARAGLSADRFEMLLVTPQEAWHISRPLVDFGARQPVGVGDVTSGLLLVKLLQGASVREALEHVTAAVYEIMLTTQGMQEYELQVVAAQDRIAKPEHLFSATLL, encoded by the coding sequence ATGAAGAACATCCTCGCCATTCAATCGCATGTGGTCTTTGGGCATGCGGGGAACAGTGCGGCTGAATTTCCGATGCGCCGCCTTGGCGCCAATGTCTGGCCGCTGAATACGGTGCAGTTTTCTAACCACACCCAGTACGGCAAATGGACCGGTAGCGTCATGCCGCCCGCGCATCTGACGGAGATTGTGCAGGGCATCGCCGCTATTGATCAGCTACAGCGCTGTGACGCGGTACTAAGCGGCTATCTCGGGTCGGCGGAGCAGGGCGAACATATTCTCGGTATCGTGCGTCAGGTAAAAGCCGCCAATCCGCAGGCGAAATATTTCTGCGATCCGGTGATGGGGCATCCCGAAAAAGGGTGCATCGTTGCGCCGGGCGTCGCCGAATTCCATCTGCGCCACGCGTTACCGGCCAGCGATATCATTGCGCCTAATCTGATTGAGCTGGAGATCCTTTGCGAACATGCAGTGAATAGCGTGCAGGAAGCGGTCGCTGCCGCGCGTGAACTGATTGCGAAAGGGCCGCAAATTGTTCTGGTGAAACATCTGGCGCGCGCCGGTCTGAGCGCGGATCGTTTTGAGATGCTGCTGGTGACGCCGCAGGAAGCCTGGCACATCAGCCGTCCGCTGGTCGATTTCGGCGCGCGTCAGCCGGTTGGCGTCGGCGATGTCACCAGCGGGCTGTTACTGGTGAAGCTGCTGCAGGGTGCATCGGTACGTGAGGCGCTGGAGCATGTAACGGCTGCGGTGTATGAAATTATGCTGACCACTCAGGGCATGCAGGAGTACGAACTGCAAGTGGTGGCAGCGCAGGACAGGATCGCGAAACCGGAACATCTGTTCAGCGCAACCTTGCTGTAA
- the sodC gene encoding superoxide dismutase [Cu-Zn] SodC codes for MKRFSLAMLALLVCTGAQAASEDVEMHLVTAQGIGQSIGSVKISETDKGLEFAPDLKALPPGEHGFHVHAKGSCEPAMKEGKASAAEAAGGHLDPQHTGKHEGPEGVGHLGDLPVLVVNNDGKATDPVIAPRLKKLDDVKDKALMIHVGGDNMSDQPKPLGGGGARYACGVIK; via the coding sequence ATGAAGCGTTTTAGTCTGGCAATGCTGGCGCTGTTGGTCTGTACGGGGGCGCAGGCCGCCAGTGAAGACGTCGAGATGCATCTCGTCACTGCCCAGGGCATTGGGCAGTCGATCGGCAGCGTGAAAATCAGTGAAACGGACAAAGGGCTGGAATTTGCGCCGGATCTGAAAGCCCTGCCGCCCGGCGAGCACGGCTTTCACGTCCACGCGAAAGGCAGTTGTGAACCCGCTATGAAGGAGGGGAAAGCCTCTGCCGCTGAGGCTGCAGGCGGCCACCTTGATCCGCAACATACGGGTAAACATGAAGGGCCGGAGGGCGTCGGACATTTAGGCGATCTGCCGGTGCTGGTAGTCAATAACGACGGTAAAGCGACCGATCCGGTGATTGCGCCGCGGCTGAAAAAGCTGGATGACGTGAAAGATAAAGCGCTGATGATTCATGTCGGCGGCGATAATATGTCCGATCAACCAAAACCGCTGGGCGGAGGCGGGGCGCGTTATGCCTGTGGCGTCATCAAGTGA
- a CDS encoding efflux RND transporter periplasmic adaptor subunit has protein sequence MHLKSLKYFSTLLVLAVAIVAAWWMWNYYMQTPWTRDGKVRAEQVSITPQVSGTITMLAVKDNQLVKAGQLLFRIDDTPYHIAVLNAEAQLAKAQTDLAKASNEANRRRHLSQNYISAEDLDTANIGVKAAQAGVAVAEAQLAQAKWQLAQTTVSAPVDGWVTNLSARTGNYATAGQPVFALVDSHSFYVMGYFEETKLRHIHEGAAAKIVLYSGNVTLQGHVSGIGRAIYDQSVETDSGLVPDIKPNVPWVRLAQRVPVRIQFDKLPDGLTLVSGTTCTVAIGEQP, from the coding sequence ATGCATCTGAAATCCCTTAAATATTTCTCCACTTTGCTGGTACTGGCCGTGGCCATTGTCGCGGCGTGGTGGATGTGGAACTACTACATGCAAACCCCCTGGACGCGGGATGGGAAAGTTCGCGCCGAACAGGTCAGTATTACGCCGCAGGTTTCCGGCACGATTACCATGCTGGCGGTGAAAGATAATCAGCTCGTCAAAGCCGGGCAATTGCTGTTCCGCATCGATGACACGCCATACCACATCGCCGTTCTGAACGCCGAAGCGCAGTTGGCAAAAGCGCAAACCGATCTGGCAAAAGCCAGTAATGAAGCCAACCGCCGCCGCCACCTGTCACAAAATTACATCTCCGCAGAAGATCTCGATACCGCCAATATTGGTGTTAAAGCTGCACAGGCGGGCGTTGCAGTCGCCGAAGCGCAGCTCGCACAGGCAAAATGGCAACTGGCGCAGACCACCGTCAGCGCGCCGGTGGATGGCTGGGTCACGAATCTTTCGGCGCGCACAGGCAATTACGCCACCGCCGGACAGCCAGTCTTCGCCCTTGTCGATAGCCATTCGTTTTATGTCATGGGTTATTTTGAAGAGACCAAACTGCGCCATATTCATGAAGGTGCCGCCGCGAAAATCGTCCTCTACAGCGGTAATGTTACGTTACAGGGTCACGTATCCGGTATTGGTCGTGCGATCTACGATCAGAGCGTTGAGACGGACAGCGGCCTGGTCCCGGACATCAAACCAAATGTACCCTGGGTGCGGCTGGCGCAGCGCGTGCCGGTACGTATTCAGTTTGATAAATTACCCGACGGTCTGACGCTGGTTTCCGGCACTACCTGTACAGTGGCAATTGGCGAACAACCATGA
- the mliC gene encoding C-type lysozyme inhibitor: MKKLLIACLPALLAGCSYYNQFVERMHTDTLVYQCDEKPLTVKINRTRQQASFVWDDKLLTLQQGLSASGARYTDGVYVFWSKGNGATVYKRDRIVLNNCQLIPER; encoded by the coding sequence ATGAAAAAACTGCTGATTGCCTGCCTGCCCGCACTGCTTGCCGGGTGTAGTTATTACAACCAGTTCGTTGAACGGATGCATACCGACACGCTGGTTTACCAGTGCGATGAAAAACCCCTGACCGTGAAAATTAACCGTACCCGCCAGCAGGCCAGTTTCGTCTGGGATGACAAGCTACTGACGCTGCAACAAGGGTTATCGGCATCCGGCGCGCGCTATACTGATGGCGTTTATGTTTTCTGGTCGAAAGGTAACGGCGCGACGGTCTATAAACGTGACCGCATCGTGCTGAATAACTGTCAGTTAATTCCAGAGCGTTGA
- a CDS encoding FUSC family protein, giving the protein MKSPAWLWQNLPWVKATPAQWRYALRNGVAMCLALTVAYYLDLDQPYWAMTSAAVVSFPTVGGVISKSLGRIAGSLLGASAALIIAGQTLNDPWLFLFAMAGWIAFCTWACAQFTNNVAYAFQLAGYTAAIIAFPAINITDTTELWDIAQARVCEVILGILCGGFMMMVMPGTADGVTLLVTLKKMHARLLEHASLLWQPETTDAIRAAHESVIGQILTTNLLRIQAFWSHYRFRRQNALLSWLLHQQLRMTSVISSLRRMLLNWPDAPANLRPTVEELLAALARPNADALTIARIIAPLAPGEQDDYRHHAFWQRLRYFCRLYLDSNRWLARVENATPISVYTPPRSPALMRYTDNAEALWSGIRTFCALALVGAWSINTQWEYGAAALTLAAISCVLYSVSPAPFNSLTLLLRTLLLLSLFSFVVKFGLMVQISELGSFLLFLFPLLTTMQLLKLQLPKQAGLLGQLIVFMGSFIAVTNPPAYDFADFLNDNLAKILGVALAWLLFAVLRPGSDARKSRRHIRTLRRNFVDQLSRVPQLSEDAFESVVYHHISQLSNSQDALARRWLLRWGVVLLNCSHVVWQLREWEIRSDVLANVRDICIALLRDVMSERGVQQRTLSATQAELQHICVTLGKHHQPAARELASVIWRLYCSLSQLEQAPPEGTLIERIT; this is encoded by the coding sequence ATGAAATCCCCTGCCTGGCTGTGGCAAAACCTGCCGTGGGTGAAAGCCACGCCTGCGCAGTGGCGCTATGCATTGCGCAACGGGGTCGCCATGTGTCTGGCGCTTACGGTGGCTTATTATCTCGATCTGGATCAACCCTACTGGGCGATGACGTCCGCCGCAGTGGTCAGTTTTCCCACTGTTGGCGGCGTGATCAGCAAAAGTCTTGGCCGTATTGCCGGTAGCCTGCTCGGTGCCAGCGCCGCGCTGATTATTGCCGGGCAAACGCTGAATGATCCGTGGTTGTTTCTGTTTGCCATGGCCGGCTGGATTGCCTTTTGTACCTGGGCTTGCGCGCAATTTACCAATAATGTCGCTTACGCATTTCAGCTTGCTGGCTATACCGCCGCGATTATCGCTTTCCCGGCGATCAACATTACCGATACCACCGAACTGTGGGATATCGCCCAGGCGCGCGTGTGTGAAGTGATTTTAGGTATATTGTGCGGCGGTTTTATGATGATGGTGATGCCCGGCACGGCGGACGGCGTCACGTTACTGGTGACATTAAAAAAGATGCATGCCCGTTTGCTTGAGCATGCCAGCCTGCTGTGGCAACCGGAAACAACCGATGCTATTCGCGCCGCCCATGAAAGTGTCATCGGGCAGATTCTTACCACCAATCTGCTGCGCATTCAGGCTTTCTGGAGCCACTACCGTTTTCGTCGGCAGAACGCCTTGCTTAGCTGGCTGCTGCACCAGCAACTGCGTATGACCAGCGTGATCTCCAGCCTGCGCCGCATGCTGCTTAACTGGCCGGACGCGCCAGCCAATTTGCGCCCGACAGTAGAAGAATTATTGGCCGCGCTGGCCAGGCCGAACGCGGACGCGCTGACCATCGCCAGGATAATCGCCCCTCTTGCGCCTGGCGAGCAGGATGATTACCGCCACCACGCATTCTGGCAGCGCTTACGCTATTTTTGCCGCCTCTATCTGGACAGCAACCGCTGGCTGGCACGTGTCGAGAACGCAACGCCGATCAGTGTCTATACGCCGCCGCGCAGCCCGGCGTTAATGCGCTATACCGATAATGCCGAGGCGCTGTGGAGCGGTATTCGTACTTTCTGCGCGCTGGCTCTGGTGGGCGCCTGGAGCATTAATACGCAGTGGGAATATGGCGCGGCGGCGCTGACGCTGGCGGCAATCAGCTGCGTGCTCTATTCGGTGTCGCCTGCGCCTTTTAACTCGCTGACGCTGCTGCTGCGCACATTGCTGCTGCTGTCGCTGTTCAGTTTTGTGGTGAAATTTGGCCTGATGGTGCAGATAAGCGAGCTGGGTTCATTTTTGCTGTTCCTGTTTCCGCTGCTGACGACCATGCAACTGCTGAAATTGCAACTCCCCAAACAGGCCGGGCTGTTGGGACAGTTGATCGTCTTTATGGGCTCGTTTATCGCGGTGACCAATCCGCCTGCTTATGATTTCGCCGATTTTTTAAATGACAATCTGGCGAAAATCCTCGGCGTTGCGCTGGCCTGGCTGTTGTTTGCCGTGCTGCGTCCGGGTTCCGATGCGCGCAAAAGCCGCCGCCATATCCGTACATTGCGGCGTAATTTTGTCGATCAACTCAGTCGGGTACCGCAACTGAGCGAAGATGCGTTCGAGTCCGTGGTCTATCATCACATCAGCCAGTTGAGCAACAGCCAGGATGCGCTGGCGCGGCGTTGGTTATTGCGTTGGGGAGTGGTGCTGCTGAATTGCTCGCATGTGGTGTGGCAACTTCGCGAGTGGGAAATTCGTTCCGATGTGCTGGCAAACGTGCGTGATATCTGCATTGCGTTATTGCGCGATGTAATGAGTGAGCGTGGCGTTCAGCAACGAACGCTGTCCGCCACGCAGGCGGAGTTACAACATATTTGTGTGACGCTGGGAAAACATCATCAGCCTGCGGCGCGCGAACTGGCGTCGGTTATCTGGCGTCTTTACTGTTCGCTTTCCCAGTTGGAGCAAGCGCCGCCCGAAGGCACGCTTATCGAACGAATCACTTGA
- a CDS encoding aldo/keto reductase — protein sequence MVQRIALAPQGPEFSRFVMGYWRLMEWNMSSRQLVSFIEAHLDLGITTVDHADIYGGYQCEAAFGDALKLAPHLRERMEVVSKCGIATTAKAENVLGHYITDRDHIIKSAEQSLSNLAIDHLDLLLIHRPDPLMDADEVAEAFLHLHQSGKVRNFGVSNFTPAQFSLLQSRLPFTLATNQVEISPVHQPLLLDGTLDQLQQLRIRPMAWSCLGGGRLFNDPAFQPLRDELANVARELNAETIEQVVYAWVMRLPSSPLPIIGSGKIERVKSALGALELQMTRQQWFRIRKAALGYDVP from the coding sequence ATGGTTCAACGTATTGCTCTTGCGCCGCAAGGCCCGGAGTTCTCTCGTTTTGTGATGGGTTACTGGCGTTTGATGGAGTGGAATATGTCCTCGCGCCAGTTGGTGAGTTTTATCGAGGCACATCTCGATCTGGGCATCACGACTGTCGATCATGCCGATATTTATGGCGGCTATCAGTGCGAAGCCGCGTTTGGTGACGCGCTGAAACTGGCTCCGCATTTGCGTGAGCGGATGGAAGTCGTCAGCAAATGCGGTATTGCGACCACCGCAAAAGCGGAAAATGTGCTTGGTCATTACATCACCGATCGCGACCACATCATCAAAAGCGCGGAACAGTCGCTGAGTAATCTGGCTATCGATCATCTCGATCTGCTACTGATTCACCGTCCCGACCCGCTGATGGATGCCGATGAAGTGGCAGAGGCGTTCCTGCATCTGCACCAGAGCGGTAAAGTGCGCAACTTTGGCGTTTCCAACTTCACCCCGGCGCAGTTCTCGCTGTTGCAATCGCGGCTGCCGTTTACGCTGGCGACCAACCAGGTGGAGATCTCCCCGGTACATCAGCCGCTGCTTCTTGATGGCACACTGGATCAACTGCAACAACTGCGCATTCGCCCGATGGCCTGGTCGTGCCTGGGTGGCGGTCGCCTGTTTAATGATCCTGCTTTTCAACCGTTGCGCGATGAGCTGGCGAATGTTGCACGCGAGCTGAACGCGGAAACTATCGAACAGGTGGTTTACGCGTGGGTCATGCGTCTGCCATCGTCGCCGCTGCCGATTATCGGTTCCGGCAAAATTGAACGCGTTAAATCAGCGCTTGGCGCGCTGGAGCTGCAGATGACTCGCCAGCAGTGGTTCCGCATCCGCAAAGCGGCGTTAGGCTACGACGTGCCATAA
- the slyA gene encoding transcriptional regulator SlyA, producing the protein MKLESPLGSDLARLVRVWRALIDHRLKPLELTQTHWVTLHNIHQLPPEQSQIQLAKAIGIEQPSLVRTLDQLEEKGLISRQTCASDRRAKRIKLTEKAAPIIDEMETVIRKTRGEILSGISAEELDLLIKMIARLEQNILELQSRD; encoded by the coding sequence ATGAAATTGGAATCGCCATTAGGTTCTGATCTGGCACGCTTAGTGCGCGTATGGCGCGCTTTGATTGACCATCGCCTGAAACCTCTGGAATTAACGCAGACTCACTGGGTAACGCTGCACAATATTCATCAGTTGCCGCCCGAGCAGTCGCAAATTCAACTGGCTAAAGCGATTGGCATTGAGCAGCCTTCGCTGGTGCGTACGCTTGACCAACTGGAGGAGAAAGGTCTTATTTCTCGCCAGACATGCGCCAGCGATCGCCGGGCAAAACGGATCAAATTGACGGAAAAAGCAGCACCGATTATCGATGAAATGGAGACAGTAATTCGCAAAACCCGGGGTGAAATTCTTTCCGGGATCTCTGCGGAAGAACTGGATCTGTTAATCAAGATGATTGCCCGGCTGGAACAAAATATCCTTGAGCTACAGTCGCGGGATTGA
- the pdxH gene encoding pyridoxamine 5'-phosphate oxidase: MSDNDQLQQIAHLRREYTKGGLRRNDLPAEPLKLFERWLGQACEAQLVDPTAMVVATVDENGQPYQRIVLLKHYDEKGLVFYTNLGSRKAHHIEHNPAVSLLFPWHMLERQVMVTGKAERLSTLEVVKYFHSRPRDSQIGAWVSKQSSRISARGILESKFLELKQKFQQGEIPLPSFWGGFRVSIEQMEFWQGGANRLHDRFLYQRENDAWKIDRLAP; encoded by the coding sequence ATGTCTGATAACGATCAATTGCAGCAAATCGCGCATCTGCGCCGTGAATACACAAAAGGCGGTCTGCGCCGCAACGACCTGCCAGCAGAGCCGCTGAAACTCTTTGAGCGCTGGTTAGGGCAAGCCTGCGAGGCCCAGCTCGTCGATCCGACTGCCATGGTGGTAGCAACGGTGGATGAAAACGGTCAGCCCTATCAGCGCATCGTGCTGCTCAAGCATTATGATGAAAAAGGGCTGGTGTTTTATACCAACCTTGGTAGCCGTAAAGCGCACCATATTGAGCATAATCCGGCGGTCAGTCTGCTGTTCCCGTGGCATATGCTGGAACGTCAGGTGATGGTAACCGGTAAAGCAGAACGCTTATCGACGCTGGAAGTGGTGAAGTACTTTCACAGCCGCCCGCGCGACAGTCAAATCGGTGCCTGGGTTTCTAAACAATCCAGCCGTATCTCCGCGCGCGGTATCCTCGAAAGCAAGTTTCTTGAACTGAAGCAAAAGTTCCAGCAGGGCGAAATTCCGCTGCCCAGTTTCTGGGGAGGTTTTCGCGTCAGCATTGAGCAGATGGAGTTCTGGCAGGGCGGCGCTAACCGTCTGCACGATCGTTTTTTATACCAGCGTGAAAATGACGCCTGGAAAATTGATCGTCTCGCTCCGTAA